ATGGGGGCAGGTGATGCTCTTGTCCAGGAACATAACCTGTCTACGCTTCGCCACGTGCTGTCTGTTGGAGAACCGCTTAATCCGGAAGTCATCCGATGGGGGATCAAGGTATTCGATAAACGGATCCATGATACATGGTGGATGACAGAAACCGGTGCGATGATGATCTGTAACTATCCGACAATGACAATCAGACCCGGCTCGATGGGCAAACCGCTGCCAGGTGTAAAAGTGGCGATCGTGGATGACCGGGGCAACGAACTTCCGCCGAACCGAATGGGGAATCTCGCCATTCAAAAAGGCTGGCCGTCCATGATGCGGCAAATCTGGAACAATCCAGAGAAGTATGCTTCTTATTTCCTGAATGATGAGTGGTATGTATCCGGTGATTCTGCTTACATGGATGAAGACGGGTACTTCTGGTTCCAAGGTCGTGTCGATGATGTTATCATGACATCGGGCGAACGGGTTGGCCCGTTTGAGGTAGAAAGCAAACTGATCGAACATCCGGCGATTGCAGAAGCGGGCGTCATCGGGAAACCGGACCCGGTGCGCGGTGAGATTATCAAGGCATTTATCGCATTGCGGGAAGGTTACGAACCATCAGAAGAGCTGACGAAGGAAATTCAGCAGTTTGTGAAGAAAGGGCTTGCTGCACATGCGGCACCGCGGGAAATCGAGTTCAAGGACAAGCTGCCGAAAACCCGAAGCGGAAAAATCATGCGCCGGGTGCTGAAAGCCTGGGAGCTGGACTTGCCAACAGGCGATTTGTCTACAATGGAAGATTAATATTTTCTCCACTAAAAAAGTTCCGAAAGCAATTTGCTTTCGGAACTTTTTTTATGCTGCGTCATCTTCCGGAGGAGTAGGCTCTTCAGCCGGAGGAGCTGGTTCTTCAGCAGTACCGTTGTCCCCCTCATCAGCTGGAGGTGACTCCGCTGCACCGTCTCCTTCTGCCGGAGCAGGTTCTTCAGCAGGAGGAGACGGCTCTTCAGCTGCCGGTTCAGGTTCCGGTTCTGCAGGTTCTGGTGCTGAAGCAGGGACCGGATCGGGCTCCGGCAGCGCGACGATCACCCGGTTGGATGCCGAAGACGTTCTGCCGGTAATATCCACTGCCACTACATAATAGCTGCCAGGCCGCGGAAGCCGGTACGTGTTTTCTTCCGATTCAGCAATGGAAGCAATCCGGCTGCCGCTGCCGGTGTAAATCCGGTAGCCAACAACGTCATTGGAAGAAGAGTTGGACCAGCGGATGCTGTCTCCGCTTCTTTCTGCAGTTACCGCTGCAGGTGCAGAGCTGTCCGCTTTGAATTTAGCACCTGATACCACATTCGAGAATGGGGAGCCGGGCGGGAACAGCTTGCCTGGCTCGCCGCCGAGTTCTCCAAGCATCCGGTCGACGAATTCAGAAGAGACACCGACTCTGCCACCTGAAGTGAAATCAGATGGCGTGGATGGCAATGCGGCGTAACGGGTGCCATTGACAGTTGTATAAGAACCGCTTGTGATGCTGTCATCCGGTTGGGATGGAACCATGGCTTCCGCATTGAACAGGTCTTCCCGAACGAGTGACCCCGTACAGCCGCCACCTGGTGCCATTCCGGAGAATGCACAGAACGGGCGGGTGACGACACCTTCAGGCGCTACAAATGCCTCTTCTTCACCACCGACAAGTTCAGGATTCACTTCATAAATTGAATTCATCAATGTTGCCCACAATACATTATTTCGGGTGGATGGATGCGGGAAAGAATTATTGGCCGGATCATCTAATGTGAAATATTCATTATCGTAACCGAGCCAGGTTGTCAGCGTGACATTCGGGTTAAAGCCGGTCAGCCAAGAGTCCTTCGATTCCTGGGTCGTACCGGTTTTACCGGCGAAATCAGCAATGAATGCCAATTCGCTTTCTGCCCGCCGTGCAGTTCCGACGGAGCCGGTGAACGTATCCCGCATCATATCGGTCAGAATGTATGCTGTCTGCGGTGAAAATACCTGCACAGGATCAAGTTCCTGTTCAAAGACGATATTCCCATCAGCGTCTTCAATTCGGTCAACCATATAGGCATCGATGAATTCACCGCCATTAGCAAACGTAGTATAAGCATTTGCAACTTGTTCGACAGTACCTTCAATTCCGCCGCCAAGCGGTGCGGAAGGAACATTTTCGTATTCCGGATCAATGCTGGTCAATCCCGCTTTCATGGCGTATTCAAGCGGGTTGTCATCCATCATTTGATAGTAAAGCCGCAGAGCCGGCAAGTTCTGGGAAGATGCTAATGCAGCCCGGGCCGGCATGATGCCTTGCTCACTGCTGCCATAGTAATTCGTCGGTTCATAGACATCACCATTGGGCTGTTCCAATTCGAACTTTACATCGACTACGGGACTTCCTGCGCCGATCAGACCTTTTTCAACAGCCGGTCCATAAACGAGCAGCGGTTTAGCCGAGGATCCGATTGACCGGTAAGCCTGCGTTGCATGATTGTAATTTTCAAGCTCGTAATCCCGGCCGCCGACAAAGCTGACAATGCGTCCTGTGCGGTTTTCGATCAGGACACTGCCGACTTGGACGGGAAGTGAATCTTCGATCGGATTGCCTTGTCCATCAAGTGTGCCGGCCGGATACGTATAGCCATATTGTTCGTAGGCATCCTTTGCTTCCTCCATCGCGATATAGGTTTCCTTATCAATGGTGGAGTGAATGCGGTAACCGCCGGAATAGAGTGCCCGTTCTGCAAGAATGGCATATTCTTCATAGAGCTTGTCATTTTCCAGCAGGGATTCCGGTTCAACGCCGTTTTTCTCTGCAAGCACATCCATCAGAATGCGTGTTGCCCGGCGCTCCAATTCGAAGGTCAGGAATGGATATTCCTCAAAAGAACGAGGCTCGTTCTCACGGAAATCCTGTGTGATGTCATATGCGTTTGCTGCGTTATACTCTTCTTCTGTGATATATCCTGTCTCTTTCATCCGGAACAATACGGTTTTCATCCGGTTGATGCCTGGTTCAAGCCCTTCTGCATCTTTTACTGCCCCGGCGCGCGTAAATGGCGTGTAGCTGAAAGGTGCTTTCGGGATCCCGGCAATGAAGGCTGCTTGAGGCAGGGAAAGTTCATCGGCTGATACACCGAATATGCCTTGGGAGGCAGTTTCAATCCCGGCGATATTGGCGCCGGACGAGTTCCGGCCGTATGGAATGATGTTCAGGTAAGCTTCCATGATTTCATCTTTATTCATGAATTGTTCCAGCCGCATAGCGAGCAGCATTTCTTTTGCTTTCCGCTCATAGGAAACTTCGTTCGTCAGAATCTGGTTTTTGATGAGCTGCTGTGTCAATGTGGAGCCGCCCGTCTGTTCCGGTGCATTAGTCAAATCCTGCACAAGACCCCGAAGGACAGCTTTTGGCACAATGCCTTCATGCTCATTAAAATATTCATCTTCTGTTGCGAGAACTGCATCGATCGCTGTCTGGGATACGTCATCAAGCGTAATTTCTTCACGCTCCAAGTCCGTCCGCAGTTTCCCCAGATACTGTTCATCGCTGAAAAAGAGTTCCGATGTCTGGGTATAAGCGAATATCTGCTCGCGCATTTCCTCTTTCGTCAGGAGTTTTGTTTCATCCACAAGCGAAGCGAAGTAGCCGGCGCCTACCGATGCGGCAAAGATACCGCCGGCAACAAGGAAAATCGCCAAGAGCAATGCCAAATTCCAGAAAACTCCGGAGGTGATGCGGAGGCCTTTCATCCAGCGGCTAGAGACAAATTTATCGTACGACTCTTCGGCTTTAGTAAACCAAGTCGTCAATCGATCTTTCACTTAATTCCCCCCCTAAAATTCTTTTCCCATTATAGCACAATCTTCCCAGCATGACGAAAGGATTGACAACGCCGGAAAATGAGATAGACTACTAATTATATCTGAATAAGCAAAACGAAGAAGAGTCCGGAGTAGGGCACGCAATATCCGTTTCAGAGAGTCGGTGGCTGGTGAAAACCGACCGGAATGCGCGCTGCGAATTACAGGCTTGGAGTTTGCCGTGAGCGCCGCGTATGGCGCAGACAAGCGGGAGAATTTTTCTCCAAGCCGGGTGGTACCGCGCAAATTGCGCCCCTGCATGATGATAAATCGTGCAGGGCTTTTTTTGTTTAATTCTAAAGGAGGAATAATTATGACGAATGCATTGATCGAGGATCTGAAATGGCGGGGCGTGCTGTACCAGCAGACGGACGAGGAAGGGCTCGAGAAGCTGCTGAACGACGAAAAAACGGCCCTGTACTGCGGAGTTGACCCGACTGCAGATAGCATGCACATCGGCCATATCGTGCCGCTTTTAGTGCTGCGGCGCTTCCAGCTCCATGGCCATCAGCCGATTCTTCTGGTTGGAGGCGCCACTGGTATGATCGGCGACCCATCCGGACGGAACGAAGAACGGCAGCTGCAGACGACTGATCAGATTGATCGGAACGTCGCCGGCATTAAGAAGCAGATGGAACAGATTTTTGACTTCAAGACAGAAAATGGCGCAAAGCTTGTGAACAACCGAGATTGGATCGGCAAAATGGACATCATCGAGTTTCTGCGGGATTACGGGAAACTGATGTCGGTCAATTACATGCTGGCAAAAGACACGATCGCCTCACGGCTGGAAAGCGGCATTTCGTTCACCGAGTTCTCGTACACGCTGATCCAAGCCATCGATTTCAACCATTTATACGATCATCACAGCTGCCGGATTCAAATCGGTGGATCGGATCAATGGGGCAATATCACATCGGGACTTGAAGTGATCCGGAAAACCCATGATGAAGAAACGAAGGCGTTCGGCATCACCATTCCGCTTATCACAAAAGCGGATGGGACGAAGTTCGGCAAGAGTGCCGGCGGGGCTGTCTGGCTGGATCCCGAAAAAACCTCACCGTATGAGTTTTACCAATTCTGGATCAATACCGCAGATGCCGATGTAGTCAAGTACCTGAAGATTTTCACGTTCCTGGAGCGGGAAGAGATCGAAGCGCTGGCCCAATCGGTGGAGCAGGAACCGCATCTGCGGAAAGCGCAAAAAGCACTTGCCGAGGAAATGACGAAACTGATTCACGGGGAAGAAGCGCTCGAAACGGCCATCCGGATTACGAACGCGTTATTTAAAGGAGACTTGAAGGCGTTGTCGGCTGCTGAAATGAAAGACGCATTCAAAGACGTGCAGTCTGTTGATCTGGCGAAAGAAGATCAGAATATCGTGGAATTGCTCGTCCACGCCGGGGTCTCCCCGTCCAAACGCCAGGCCCGGGAAGATGTCACGAACGGTGCGATTTCCGTAAACGGTGAGAAAATTCAGGATCTGGATTACACAATCAGTGCCAATGATCGATTGGAAGATGCGTTTGCTATCATCCGCCGCGGGAAGAAAAAGTATCACATGGTGCGGTTTCAATAAAGAAAAAACCGGCGGGTTATTAGGCGGAAATTATATGGGTTGATCCGTTCCTTCCGTTCATTATGATTCCATTCAAAAAAATCCGTGTCCCATCTGCAGATTGTCTGCGGAACGGGCACGGATTTTTCGAGTTTCTTCTATAAGAAATGGAAGGAGTTCTCTCTTGCTTGCTGCTTGTATAGCGTGTCAGAGATTTGTGAGCCAGTGAGGAATTTCCATGTCCTCGTATTGTTCGGGGTGAATCAGTTTGCCAAGCCGGATGGCACCTTCCAAGAGGCGGGGGGAAGGGCGGCAATACAGAAATTCTTCCATTATATGAATATTGCTGATCGCCTTCATCTCCATCCAGCCGGGCCGTTTTTTCACGACTGCCGGTTTAACATTCGATGCAAGAACGCCGACCCACGCCAGCAAAATATAATCGGGATCCAGTTTCCGGACAGCTTCCCAATCTGTCTGGATGCTGGCTTCATCCACATCGCCGAAAACATTTGAAGCTCCGGTGATACGGCTGATTTCAGTCAGCCAATTAATCCCTCCTGGCGTGAACACCGGCTTTGGCCACCATTCCCAGTACAGGGACGGTGTCGACGCTGTGCGTCTGCCCCTTTCCCGGATTTCTTC
Above is a genomic segment from Planococcus lenghuensis containing:
- the tyrS gene encoding tyrosine--tRNA ligase translates to MTNALIEDLKWRGVLYQQTDEEGLEKLLNDEKTALYCGVDPTADSMHIGHIVPLLVLRRFQLHGHQPILLVGGATGMIGDPSGRNEERQLQTTDQIDRNVAGIKKQMEQIFDFKTENGAKLVNNRDWIGKMDIIEFLRDYGKLMSVNYMLAKDTIASRLESGISFTEFSYTLIQAIDFNHLYDHHSCRIQIGGSDQWGNITSGLEVIRKTHDEETKAFGITIPLITKADGTKFGKSAGGAVWLDPEKTSPYEFYQFWINTADADVVKYLKIFTFLEREEIEALAQSVEQEPHLRKAQKALAEEMTKLIHGEEALETAIRITNALFKGDLKALSAAEMKDAFKDVQSVDLAKEDQNIVELLVHAGVSPSKRQAREDVTNGAISVNGEKIQDLDYTISANDRLEDAFAIIRRGKKKYHMVRFQ
- a CDS encoding cobalamin-binding protein, with the translated sequence MRIISICPSNTELLAYLGALDQLIAVDDFSDWPEQVNMLPRLGPDLSIRMDDLEGLQPDLVLASLSVPGMEKNVAELEKRGIPHLVLNPQSLFDIRQDLQKTGKAIGTDPTSSLMQYDIILEEIRERGRRTASTPSLYWEWWPKPVFTPGGINWLTEISRITGASNVFGDVDEASIQTDWEAVRKLDPDYILLAWVGVLASNVKPAVVKKRPGWMEMKAISNIHIMEEFLYCRPSPRLLEGAIRLGKLIHPEQYEDMEIPHWLTNL
- a CDS encoding transglycosylase domain-containing protein, whose product is MKDRLTTWFTKAEESYDKFVSSRWMKGLRITSGVFWNLALLLAIFLVAGGIFAASVGAGYFASLVDETKLLTKEEMREQIFAYTQTSELFFSDEQYLGKLRTDLEREEITLDDVSQTAIDAVLATEDEYFNEHEGIVPKAVLRGLVQDLTNAPEQTGGSTLTQQLIKNQILTNEVSYERKAKEMLLAMRLEQFMNKDEIMEAYLNIIPYGRNSSGANIAGIETASQGIFGVSADELSLPQAAFIAGIPKAPFSYTPFTRAGAVKDAEGLEPGINRMKTVLFRMKETGYITEEEYNAANAYDITQDFRENEPRSFEEYPFLTFELERRATRILMDVLAEKNGVEPESLLENDKLYEEYAILAERALYSGGYRIHSTIDKETYIAMEEAKDAYEQYGYTYPAGTLDGQGNPIEDSLPVQVGSVLIENRTGRIVSFVGGRDYELENYNHATQAYRSIGSSAKPLLVYGPAVEKGLIGAGSPVVDVKFELEQPNGDVYEPTNYYGSSEQGIMPARAALASSQNLPALRLYYQMMDDNPLEYAMKAGLTSIDPEYENVPSAPLGGGIEGTVEQVANAYTTFANGGEFIDAYMVDRIEDADGNIVFEQELDPVQVFSPQTAYILTDMMRDTFTGSVGTARRAESELAFIADFAGKTGTTQESKDSWLTGFNPNVTLTTWLGYDNEYFTLDDPANNSFPHPSTRNNVLWATLMNSIYEVNPELVGGEEEAFVAPEGVVTRPFCAFSGMAPGGGCTGSLVREDLFNAEAMVPSQPDDSITSGSYTTVNGTRYAALPSTPSDFTSGGRVGVSSEFVDRMLGELGGEPGKLFPPGSPFSNVVSGAKFKADSSAPAAVTAERSGDSIRWSNSSSNDVVGYRIYTGSGSRIASIAESEENTYRLPRPGSYYVVAVDITGRTSSASNRVIVALPEPDPVPASAPEPAEPEPEPAAEEPSPPAEEPAPAEGDGAAESPPADEGDNGTAEEPAPPAEEPTPPEDDAA